One region of Chanodichthys erythropterus isolate Z2021 chromosome 19, ASM2448905v1, whole genome shotgun sequence genomic DNA includes:
- the stx4 gene encoding syntaxin-4 isoform X1, translating into MRDRTKELGNTYDASDEDETTALMIKPGSESSANEDKENEAFFKKVQDIREGLKTIKKKVSELENKQKTVLGVPLPEDSMKKELQSLREEIKVMASQIQRKLKSIEPKKAEGEDKYIPINVRMRRTQHGVLSREFLELMGHCNTIQAQYRDRNVERIQRQLKITGNNVTDEELESMLESGQTDVFTQNILNDAKATRQALNEIESRHDEIIKLERSIKELHDMFQYLAMEVEAQGEMVDRIEENIKRSHNYVEKAVAETAAAVETSKKVRKKKIWIAICLAILLVVLAIILAITFS; encoded by the exons ATGCGGGACCGGACCAAAGAATTGGGCAAT ACCTATGATGCCTCAGACGAAGATGAAACCACAGCTCTCATGATAAAGCCTGGATCTGAGAGCTCAGCAAATGAAGACAAAGAAAATGAGGCTTTCTTCAAAAAG GTTCAGGATATTCGAGAGGGGCTCAAAACTATTAAGAAGAAGGTATCTGaattggaaaacaaacagaaaacagtgtTAGGAGTCCCACTTCCAGAGGACA GTATGAAAAAGGAACTTCAGTCCCTCAGAGAAGAAATCAAAGTCATGGCCAGCCAGATCCAAAGGAAGTTAAAAA GCATCGAACCTAAGAAAGCTGAAGGTGAAGACAAATATATTCCAATAAACGTAAGAATGCGGAGAACCCAG caTGGTGTTTTGTCCCGTGAATTTCTGGAATTGATGGGTCACTGTAATACAATTCAAGCCCAATACAGAGACAGAAATGTGGAGAGGATACAAAGACAACTCAAAATCA CCGGTAACAATGTGACAGATGAGGAGCTGGAATCAATGCTTGAGAGTGGGCAAACCGatgttttcacacaaaat ATTTTGAATGATGCTAAAGCTACCAGGCAGGCTCTGAATGAGATCGAGTCGAGGCATGATGAGATCATCAAATTGGAGAGAAGCATCAAAGAACTACATGATATGTTTCAGTACCTTGCAATGGAAGTGGAAGCACAG ggTGAGATGGTGGACCGCATTGAGGAGAACATTAAGCGTTCCCATAACTATGTGGAAAAGGCTGTTGCAGAAACAGCCGCTGCTGTAGAAACTTCAAAAAAAGTGCGCAAG AAAAAGATATGGATTGCAATATGCCTTGCTATTTTGCTTGTAGTATTGGCCATTATCCTGGCAATTACTTTCAGCTGA
- the stx4 gene encoding syntaxin-4 isoform X2 → MRDRTKELGNTYDASDEDETTALMIKPGSESSANEDKENEAFFKKVQDIREGLKTIKKKVSELENKQKTVLGVPLPEDSMKKELQSLREEIKVMASQIQRKLKSIEPKKAEGEDKYIPINVRMRRTQHGVLSREFLELMGHCNTIQAQYRDRNVERIQRQLKITGNNVTDEELESMLESGQTDVFTQNILNDAKATRQALNEIESRHDEIIKLERSIKELHDMFQYLAMEVEAQGEMVDRIEENIKRSHNYVEKAVAETAAAVETSKKKKIWIAICLAILLVVLAIILAITFS, encoded by the exons ATGCGGGACCGGACCAAAGAATTGGGCAAT ACCTATGATGCCTCAGACGAAGATGAAACCACAGCTCTCATGATAAAGCCTGGATCTGAGAGCTCAGCAAATGAAGACAAAGAAAATGAGGCTTTCTTCAAAAAG GTTCAGGATATTCGAGAGGGGCTCAAAACTATTAAGAAGAAGGTATCTGaattggaaaacaaacagaaaacagtgtTAGGAGTCCCACTTCCAGAGGACA GTATGAAAAAGGAACTTCAGTCCCTCAGAGAAGAAATCAAAGTCATGGCCAGCCAGATCCAAAGGAAGTTAAAAA GCATCGAACCTAAGAAAGCTGAAGGTGAAGACAAATATATTCCAATAAACGTAAGAATGCGGAGAACCCAG caTGGTGTTTTGTCCCGTGAATTTCTGGAATTGATGGGTCACTGTAATACAATTCAAGCCCAATACAGAGACAGAAATGTGGAGAGGATACAAAGACAACTCAAAATCA CCGGTAACAATGTGACAGATGAGGAGCTGGAATCAATGCTTGAGAGTGGGCAAACCGatgttttcacacaaaat ATTTTGAATGATGCTAAAGCTACCAGGCAGGCTCTGAATGAGATCGAGTCGAGGCATGATGAGATCATCAAATTGGAGAGAAGCATCAAAGAACTACATGATATGTTTCAGTACCTTGCAATGGAAGTGGAAGCACAG ggTGAGATGGTGGACCGCATTGAGGAGAACATTAAGCGTTCCCATAACTATGTGGAAAAGGCTGTTGCAGAAACAGCCGCTGCTGTAGAAACTTCAAAAAAA AAAAAGATATGGATTGCAATATGCCTTGCTATTTTGCTTGTAGTATTGGCCATTATCCTGGCAATTACTTTCAGCTGA